From a single Flavobacterium sp. genomic region:
- the menD gene encoding 2-succinyl-5-enolpyruvyl-6-hydroxy-3-cyclohexene-1-carboxylic-acid synthase, with translation MMYPKIPLAQRIIEICQQKGVQHIVISPGSRNAPLTIGFTNNPFFKCYSIADERCAAFFALGIAQQLQKPVVVVCTSGSALLNYYPAFAEAFYSQIPLVVISADRPQSKIDIGDGQTIRQENVFANHSLYNANLLENSSTENDNNIQMALHISVTQKGPVHVNAPFEEPLYETVTELQVQPKIIDFNTEEKQFKIENLSIETWSNATKKLVLVGELLPNSVEQKYLDVLANDPSVVVLTEKTSNLHHPTFIDQIDTLITPFTDEDFKAFQPEILLTFGGMVVSKRIKAFLRKYKPAHHWHVDELRAYDTFGALTNHFETKINTFLSQLFTEKTVESSYQSSIAEIWKSRVAKHQQYIAQIPFSDFKVFDFLCKNVPSNIQLQVSNSSAIRYLQLFDLNKTVQVFCNRGTSGIDGSTSTAIGAALASDLPTMLITGDISFLYDSNALWNNYIPKNFKIILLNNSGGGIFRILPGHQETETFNTYFETSHQLNASHLAKMYGLYYLEANDEATLQQHYKEFLNQNEKPSILEIFTPEKENNSILLDFFRSLKGF, from the coding sequence ATGATGTATCCAAAAATTCCTTTGGCACAAAGGATTATCGAAATTTGCCAACAAAAAGGAGTCCAACATATCGTAATTTCTCCAGGTTCGCGCAATGCTCCTTTGACTATAGGATTTACCAATAATCCCTTTTTCAAATGTTACAGTATTGCTGACGAACGTTGTGCCGCTTTTTTTGCTTTGGGAATTGCCCAACAATTGCAAAAACCAGTTGTGGTTGTTTGTACTTCGGGTTCCGCTTTACTGAATTATTACCCTGCGTTTGCGGAGGCTTTTTACAGTCAAATTCCTTTAGTAGTTATTTCTGCGGATCGACCACAAAGCAAGATTGATATTGGTGATGGTCAAACCATTCGTCAAGAAAATGTATTTGCAAATCACAGTTTGTATAATGCCAATTTGCTAGAAAATAGTTCAACGGAGAACGATAACAATATTCAAATGGCGTTGCATATTTCGGTTACCCAAAAAGGGCCAGTGCATGTTAATGCGCCTTTTGAAGAACCTTTGTATGAAACAGTTACCGAATTACAAGTACAACCAAAAATCATCGATTTTAATACCGAAGAAAAGCAGTTTAAAATAGAAAATTTAAGTATTGAAACATGGAGTAATGCCACTAAGAAATTGGTTTTAGTAGGAGAGTTGCTTCCAAATTCAGTAGAACAAAAATATTTAGATGTTTTAGCGAATGACCCTAGTGTGGTGGTGTTAACAGAAAAGACATCGAATTTACATCATCCAACATTCATCGACCAAATTGATACATTGATTACGCCATTTACGGATGAAGATTTCAAAGCGTTTCAACCCGAAATTCTTTTAACTTTTGGCGGAATGGTCGTTTCGAAACGTATCAAAGCGTTTTTACGAAAATACAAACCAGCACATCATTGGCATGTAGACGAATTACGTGCGTATGATACTTTTGGAGCACTTACGAATCATTTTGAAACTAAAATCAATACATTTTTAAGTCAGTTATTTACTGAAAAAACAGTTGAAAGTTCATATCAATCAAGTATTGCAGAGATTTGGAAGAGCAGAGTAGCCAAACACCAACAATACATTGCGCAAATTCCGTTTTCCGATTTTAAAGTGTTTGATTTTCTTTGTAAAAATGTGCCTAGTAATATTCAATTACAAGTAAGCAACAGTTCGGCAATACGCTATTTGCAATTGTTTGATTTGAATAAAACCGTGCAAGTTTTCTGCAATCGAGGCACAAGTGGAATTGATGGAAGTACTTCTACAGCCATTGGAGCTGCTTTAGCGTCTGATTTACCAACGATGTTGATTACAGGCGATATTAGTTTTTTATACGACAGCAATGCTTTGTGGAACAATTACATTCCAAAAAACTTCAAAATCATTTTACTGAATAACAGCGGTGGAGGGATTTTCAGAATTCTACCAGGTCATCAAGAAACCGAAACGTTTAACACGTATTTTGAAACTTCGCACCAATTAAACGCCTCACATTTAGCCAAAATGTATGGATTGTATTATTTAGAAGCAAATGATGAAGCTACATTACAACAACATTACAAAGAGTTTCTAAACCAAAACGAAAAACCAAGTATTCTAGAAATTTTCACTCCAGAAAAAGAGAATAATAGTATTTTATTAGATTTTTTTAGAAGTTTGAAGGGATTTTAG
- a CDS encoding GNAT family N-acetyltransferase, producing the protein MEIKIRDYQIQDCKAIIEIINDAILNSTALYDYNIRTLNTQEAIFEEKLHKGFPVIVAESNNEVVGFGYYSEFRFREAYKFTVEHSVYANKNAIGKGIGKLLLNELIETAKKQNLHTMIGVIDSENTNSIDFHKKFGFEEVGFIKESGFKFDRWLHSVLVQKML; encoded by the coding sequence ATGGAGATAAAAATTAGAGACTATCAAATACAAGATTGCAAAGCAATTATAGAAATCATCAATGATGCTATTCTGAATTCAACCGCCTTGTACGATTACAACATTCGAACATTAAACACACAAGAAGCTATTTTTGAAGAAAAACTTCATAAAGGATTTCCCGTGATTGTAGCCGAATCAAATAATGAAGTTGTTGGATTTGGTTATTATAGTGAATTCCGGTTCAGAGAAGCCTATAAATTCACGGTAGAACATTCCGTTTATGCAAATAAGAATGCTATTGGTAAAGGCATCGGAAAATTATTGTTGAACGAATTAATCGAAACAGCCAAAAAACAAAACCTTCACACGATGATTGGAGTCATTGATTCTGAAAACACGAACAGCATTGATTTTCATAAGAAATTTGGTTTCGAAGAAGTAGGTTTTATAAAAGAATCTGGTTTTAAATTTGACCGATGGTTGCATTCTGTTTTAGTACAGAAGATGCTTTAG
- a CDS encoding glutathione peroxidase gives MKKVVTLFSVVALFFSCQNQAQKKQTTTVTATTTPMAKETIYQFKVEDLSGNTFDFSTLKGKKILVVNTASECGLTPQYEQLQAIYEKYKDKNFVIVGFPANNFGAQEPGTNQEIATFCQQNFGVSFPMMAKISVKGGDMHSVYQFLTQKAKNGLQDSEVQWNFQKYLINENGELAKVVSPRTLPTDAEITNWIEGK, from the coding sequence ATGAAAAAAGTAGTAACCTTGTTTTCAGTAGTGGCTTTGTTTTTTAGTTGTCAAAATCAGGCACAAAAAAAGCAAACGACTACAGTAACAGCAACCACGACACCAATGGCAAAAGAGACGATTTATCAGTTTAAAGTAGAAGATTTGAGCGGCAACACTTTTGATTTTTCAACCTTAAAAGGGAAGAAAATCTTGGTAGTAAATACGGCTTCTGAATGTGGGTTAACGCCACAATACGAACAACTACAAGCCATTTATGAAAAGTATAAGGATAAAAACTTCGTAATTGTAGGTTTTCCTGCGAACAACTTTGGTGCCCAAGAACCAGGAACCAATCAAGAAATTGCTACTTTTTGTCAGCAAAACTTTGGTGTTTCGTTTCCAATGATGGCTAAAATTTCGGTGAAAGGTGGCGATATGCACTCAGTATATCAATTCTTAACGCAAAAAGCTAAAAATGGATTACAAGACAGCGAAGTACAATGGAATTTCCAAAAATACCTAATCAACGAAAATGGCGAATTAGCAAAAGTAGTTTCTCCAAGAACGTTACCTACTGATGCTGAAATTACCAATTGGATTGAAGGGAAATAA
- the ccsA gene encoding cytochrome c biogenesis protein CcsA, which produces MEKKIFSLLFSTRLMAFLFIAFALAMAAGTFIEDAYNTDTARVVVYNAVWFEVIMVFFVINFLGNIKRYQLHKKENWATLILHLSFILIIVGAFITRYISYEGMMPIREGESANIIYSDKPYLTVMVDGNYKGEMKRKTFEKGLILAPEIKKDAFLNTFASNDFSMGGEFSDIPFEIEHQEFIMNATETVVPSETGKLMIKMVESSGGTRHEHYLKEGEVQNLHNVLFAFNKYTEGAINITKIAEAYTIQTPFEGDFMRMADKLQGKVAKDSVQTLMLRSLYNIGGAQFVFPEPAIKGELTFKSNNDFKDKQTDDALKVKIKTQGKEEVLTLVGARGKQGVPQSVKMGDLEFTLFFGSKVYNTPFTIKLDDFIADKYPGTENSYSAFKSKIEVSDSEQKKTFKDSVFMNNILDYRGFRFFQAGFDPDEKGTQLSVSHDFWGTWITYIGYFLLYFGLMAILFNKNTRFASLKEKLEKVKVKKASLLSIFLIFFSTVAFAQEHNHQPSKEEILELLKKYEVTPEHASEFGKVVIQDNGRMKPINTFSSELLRKVSKSDTYEGMNSDQAFLSMTQYPQYWYSLPIIYLKRGNDSIRKLIGVEKEAKYAPLISFFDETGNYKLAKYLETAYKEPVPNQFQKDFIEADKKVNLLYSALSGQILKVFPIPGDKSNKWVSFLEVNQPTGTALDSIKNVMPFYLNALDKASQSKNYELPNSLLKGLTEYQKKYGAAVMLSESKISSEITYNKYDIFKRLYYMYMLAGVLMLAFCIVQIFKDSKTIRTIINVFHGLIGLFFILHLAGLIIRWYISGHAPWSDAYESMIYVAWATMFFGLAFGKDSKLTVASTAFVTAMILMIAHWNWMDPTIGNLQPVLNSYWLMIHVAVIVASYGPFTLAMVLGLVSLFLMIFTNEKNKEKMKLSIDEITYINEMALTVGLVMLTIGNFLGGQWANESWGRYWGWDPKETWALISIMVYAFVIHARFVPALRGRWIYNVMSVLAFASILMTYFGVNFHLSGLHSYASGEKQNVTYYFIILAIVLVIAVIAYFPYKKYYKK; this is translated from the coding sequence ATGGAAAAAAAAATATTCTCACTTTTGTTCTCTACTCGTTTAATGGCTTTTTTGTTTATTGCTTTTGCTCTAGCCATGGCAGCAGGAACTTTTATTGAAGATGCTTATAATACTGATACTGCTCGCGTTGTGGTTTACAATGCAGTTTGGTTTGAAGTAATTATGGTATTTTTTGTAATCAATTTTTTGGGTAACATCAAACGTTATCAATTACATAAAAAAGAAAATTGGGCTACTTTGATATTACACCTTTCTTTTATTTTAATTATTGTTGGTGCTTTTATTACGCGTTACATTAGTTATGAAGGGATGATGCCAATTAGAGAAGGCGAATCAGCGAATATTATTTATTCAGATAAGCCTTATTTAACGGTTATGGTTGATGGTAATTACAAAGGCGAAATGAAACGTAAGACTTTTGAAAAAGGTTTGATTTTAGCTCCTGAAATTAAAAAAGATGCCTTTTTGAATACTTTTGCGAGTAACGATTTCTCTATGGGAGGTGAATTCAGTGATATCCCATTTGAAATCGAACACCAAGAGTTTATAATGAACGCCACCGAAACGGTTGTACCTTCTGAAACTGGAAAGTTGATGATAAAAATGGTAGAATCGAGTGGAGGAACTCGTCATGAACATTACTTAAAAGAAGGCGAAGTTCAAAATTTACACAACGTACTTTTTGCCTTTAATAAATATACAGAAGGAGCAATCAACATTACCAAAATTGCAGAAGCTTACACCATTCAAACGCCTTTTGAAGGTGATTTTATGCGAATGGCTGATAAATTACAAGGTAAAGTGGCGAAGGATTCAGTTCAAACTTTAATGTTGCGTTCGCTTTATAACATAGGTGGAGCTCAGTTTGTATTTCCAGAACCAGCTATTAAAGGAGAGTTGACTTTTAAATCGAATAATGATTTCAAAGACAAACAAACCGATGATGCGTTGAAAGTAAAAATCAAAACACAAGGAAAAGAAGAAGTTCTAACCTTAGTAGGAGCAAGAGGAAAACAAGGTGTACCACAAAGTGTAAAAATGGGTGATTTAGAATTTACCTTATTCTTTGGAAGTAAAGTTTACAACACACCTTTTACAATTAAATTAGACGATTTTATTGCGGATAAATATCCAGGAACAGAAAATAGTTATTCTGCTTTCAAAAGTAAGATTGAAGTGTCCGATTCTGAACAAAAGAAAACATTTAAAGACAGTGTTTTCATGAATAATATTTTAGATTACAGAGGATTTAGATTTTTTCAAGCAGGATTTGATCCTGACGAAAAAGGAACTCAATTATCAGTAAGTCATGATTTCTGGGGGACATGGATCACCTATATTGGGTATTTCTTGTTGTATTTTGGATTAATGGCTATTTTATTCAATAAAAATACTCGTTTTGCTAGTTTGAAAGAAAAATTAGAAAAAGTAAAAGTAAAGAAAGCAAGTTTGTTAAGCATCTTTTTGATTTTCTTTTCAACTGTAGCTTTTGCGCAAGAACACAATCACCAACCTAGCAAAGAAGAAATTCTAGAGTTGTTGAAAAAATATGAAGTAACACCAGAGCATGCAAGTGAATTTGGAAAAGTAGTAATTCAAGATAACGGGCGAATGAAGCCTATCAATACGTTTTCATCTGAATTACTTCGTAAAGTATCTAAAAGTGATACCTATGAAGGTATGAATTCCGATCAAGCTTTTTTATCGATGACACAATATCCTCAGTATTGGTATTCACTACCTATTATCTATTTAAAAAGAGGAAATGATAGTATTCGTAAGTTAATAGGCGTTGAAAAAGAAGCAAAATATGCTCCATTAATTTCGTTTTTTGATGAAACAGGTAATTATAAGTTGGCAAAATATTTAGAAACTGCTTACAAAGAACCAGTTCCAAATCAATTTCAAAAAGATTTTATTGAAGCAGATAAAAAAGTAAATCTTTTATACTCGGCTTTAAGCGGTCAAATTTTAAAAGTGTTCCCTATTCCTGGCGATAAATCGAATAAATGGGTATCATTTTTAGAAGTAAATCAGCCAACAGGAACTGCTTTAGATTCTATTAAAAATGTAATGCCATTTTATTTGAATGCCTTAGATAAAGCATCACAAAGTAAAAATTATGAGTTACCAAATAGTCTTTTAAAAGGATTAACAGAATACCAAAAGAAATATGGAGCAGCGGTAATGCTTTCGGAAAGTAAAATTAGCTCTGAAATAACCTATAACAAATACGATATCTTTAAAAGATTGTATTACATGTATATGTTGGCTGGGGTTTTAATGTTGGCTTTCTGTATTGTTCAAATCTTTAAAGATTCAAAAACAATCCGAACAATTATCAATGTTTTTCATGGATTAATTGGTTTGTTTTTCATTTTGCACTTGGCAGGATTAATTATCAGATGGTATATTTCGGGTCACGCACCTTGGAGTGATGCCTATGAAAGTATGATTTATGTAGCTTGGGCAACTATGTTTTTTGGATTGGCTTTCGGAAAAGATTCAAAACTAACAGTTGCTTCTACAGCTTTTGTAACCGCAATGATTTTAATGATTGCACATTGGAATTGGATGGATCCAACAATCGGAAACTTACAACCCGTTTTAAATTCGTATTGGTTAATGATTCATGTTGCAGTAATCGTGGCGAGTTACGGACCTTTTACTTTAGCAATGGTTTTAGGGTTAGTTTCATTGTTCTTAATGATTTTTACCAATGAAAAGAACAAAGAAAAAATGAAACTAAGCATTGACGAAATCACTTACATTAACGAAATGGCACTAACCGTTGGTTTGGTCATGTTAACCATAGGAAACTTCCTTGGCGGACAATGGGCAAACGAAAGTTGGGGACGCTATTGGGGTTGGGACCCAAAAGAAACTTGGGCATTAATTAGTATTATGGTGTATGCTTTTGTAATTCACGCACGTTTTGTTCCTGCATTAAGAGGAAGATGGATTTATAACGTAATGAGTGTTTTAGCTTTTGCTTCTATTTTAATGACGTATTTTGGAGTAAATTTCCACTTGAGTGGTTTACATAGTTACGCTTCGGGTGAAAAACAAAACGTAACTTATTACTTTATAATTTTGGCGATTGTTTTAGTAATAGCTGTAATAGCTTACTTTCCGTATAAGAAGTATTATAAAAAATAA
- a CDS encoding biotin--[acetyl-CoA-carboxylase] ligase: MNIIKLNAIDSTNAFLKNLANTKPIENFTIVVAEQQTNGKGQRGAEWLSEIGKNLTFSVLCGFKWNEISLFTVNVIVALSIVKGLKKFTDLNFKIKWPNDILAENKKIAGVLIENSFKGQHEIQTIVGIGINVNQGNFDLLPQASSLFLLANKDFDKDALLAEIVNELKSNLEAVKLQGEDCFWNEYHEILYKKDKVSTFEDLQNKRFVGKILEVTREGKLRVVIDNEIVAVYDLKEIKMLY; this comes from the coding sequence ATGAACATAATCAAACTCAATGCCATAGATTCTACCAATGCTTTTTTAAAGAATTTAGCCAATACGAAACCAATTGAAAATTTTACAATTGTTGTAGCAGAACAGCAAACTAATGGGAAAGGTCAAAGAGGTGCTGAATGGCTTTCGGAAATTGGTAAAAACCTAACCTTTAGTGTTTTGTGTGGTTTTAAGTGGAATGAAATTAGTTTGTTTACTGTAAATGTAATTGTTGCTTTAAGTATTGTTAAAGGGTTGAAAAAGTTCACCGATTTAAATTTTAAAATAAAATGGCCTAACGACATTTTGGCAGAAAATAAAAAAATTGCGGGTGTTTTAATTGAAAACAGTTTTAAAGGACAGCACGAGATTCAAACAATTGTTGGGATAGGAATTAACGTAAATCAAGGAAATTTTGATTTGTTGCCCCAAGCTTCTTCTTTATTTTTATTAGCTAATAAAGACTTTGATAAAGATGCTTTATTGGCTGAGATTGTAAACGAATTAAAAAGTAATTTAGAGGCAGTTAAATTGCAAGGTGAAGATTGTTTTTGGAATGAATACCATGAAATTTTATATAAAAAAGACAAAGTTTCTACTTTTGAAGATCTACAAAATAAACGTTTTGTGGGGAAAATTTTAGAGGTTACAAGAGAAGGAAAATTAAGAGTAGTTATTGATAATGAAATAGTTGCTGTATATGATTTGAAAGAAATTAAAATGTTGTACTAG
- the rsfS gene encoding ribosome silencing factor: MTKKQINNDDLLANIIKGIEEVKGENIDILDLRAIDNTVCDYFVICNGNSNTQVNAIVGSIQKIVSKELKDKPWHVEGAENGEWVLMDYVNIVVHVFQKHIREYYRIESLWGDAKITTIETKY, encoded by the coding sequence ATGACGAAGAAGCAGATTAATAATGATGATTTATTAGCAAACATCATCAAAGGGATTGAAGAAGTAAAAGGAGAAAATATTGACATTCTTGACTTAAGAGCAATTGACAACACCGTTTGTGATTATTTTGTGATTTGTAATGGTAATTCAAACACACAAGTTAATGCAATTGTAGGTTCTATTCAAAAAATTGTTTCTAAAGAATTAAAAGACAAACCATGGCACGTTGAAGGTGCAGAAAATGGAGAATGGGTTCTAATGGACTACGTGAATATTGTAGTTCATGTTTTTCAAAAACACATTCGTGAATACTACCGAATTGAAAGTTTATGGGGTGATGCTAAAATCACTACTATAGAAACCAAATACTAA